In the Pectinatus sottacetonis genome, GCGGATAAGCTTATAGGATATGCAAAAAAGTTTGGTTTTGGTAAAAAAACGGGTATTGAACTGCCGGGAGAAGAACGTGGTATATTGTTCGATCCTAAGCATATGACAGCGATAAATGTTGCTACAACTTCAATCGGACAGGGGATTGCTGTAACACCGCTGCAGATAGTAACTGCTATGTCAGCTATTGCCAATGGTGGAATATTGATGCATCCGCATATAATAAAAGATATATATAATCCTGATGGAAGTTTATATGAGGCCACTAAACCACAGCAGATACGGCAAACTATAAGCGGGCAGACGGATAAAGTTCTGGTTTCTCTACTGGAAAAAGTTGTTTCTGAAGGCGGTGGAAAAAAAGCAGCCGTTCCTGGTTATCGCATTGCAGGGAAAACAGGGACGGCACAGAAAGTGGATACTGTACATGGCGGATATCTGCCTGGACGGTATGTTGCTTCTTTCTGCGGTTTTGCTCCGGTAGAAAATCCGCAGTTTGTGGTTTTGGTTATAATTGATGATCCAAGCAGAATAAATTATTATGGTGGACAGATTGCTGCCCCGATAGCACAGGATATTTTTTCTAAAATATTTCGGTATTGTCATATAGAACCATCTGTTTCAGTAAAAAACGATGATGAAGTTAAGGCGCAAATGCAGGTAAAAAAACAACATAAAAGTACTTATCCAGTTGGTAAATTACCAGCTGGAATGGTAATGGTGCCTGATCTGCGGGGAAAAACAATAAGAGAAGTAACTGCCGAATTAGCGGAATTAAAACTGGATATCGGTATTTCAGGAAGCGGTGTTTGTGATGGACAAAGTCCGGTGCCAAATACACCAGTTGCGGCCAATAGTAAAATTAATGTACATTTTTCACCATAAATATGATAAAATAAAGCATAAACCCGTATAAAATATGGTTGTAGCATAAAATCAATTATCTGCAATATACAAAAAATAATTTTACTGGAACGGTGATATCCATGTTTTATTACTGCCGGAGATTTATCCGTTCTTAATTGAAGAGTATAAGTTTTCGTATAATGCAGTGTCAGAAAAATTTAGATAGATAAAAACTATTTACATAAAAAGGCAGGTTAATAATAATGCTTGATATTAAATTTGTTAGGGATAATACTGAAAAGGTTCTGGAAATGTTGAAAAACCGCCACAATCCAATGAACCTTGACAATTTTAAAGAATTGGAAAAAGAACGACGGCAGATAATTGGCGAAACTGAAAGTTTAAAAAGCCGTCGTAACAGTGTTTCCAAACAGATAAGTGAAATGAAAAAACGAGAAGAAAATACTGATGAAATTGTAAAACAGATGCGTACTGTCAGTGAAAAAATAAGTCAGCTGGATAAGCAGTTAACTGAGGTACAGGCGCAGTTGAAGGATATACTGCTTCATATCCCTAATATGTTGAATCCAGCGGTACCTGTTGGCAATGATGATAGTGATAACCCTGAAGTTCGTCGCTGGGGACAGCCGCGCAAATTTGAGTTTGAGCCAAAACCCCATTGGGATATAGGTGCGGCACTTGATATTCTTGATTCTGAACGTGCAGCAAAGGTAGCTCAGTCAAGATTTACATTTTACAAAGGGCTGGGAGCAAGACTAGAACGTGCGGTGATTAACTTTATGATGGACACTCATTCAGATCAGCATGGTTATAAAGAAATGCTGGCACCATATATTGTTAATAAAGATAGTATGATTGGAACTGGTCAACTGCCTAAATTTGCTGAAGATATGTTTAAAATACAAGATGTTGACCTTTATCTTGTTCCTACGGCAGAAGTTCCGGCTACCAATTATCATCGGGATGAAATTCTGAATGGTGATAATTTACCAGAAAAATATTGTGTGTATACGGCTTGTTTTAGAGAAGAAGCAGGGTCGGCTGGACGTGATACAAGGGGGCTTATTAGACAGCATCAGTTTAATAAAGTGGAATTGATAAAGTTTGTTAAACCAGAAGATTCATATGATGAACTGGAAAAAATGGTAAAAGATGCATCACATATTTTGGAATTACTGGAAATCCCTTATCATGTAGTAACTTTATGCAGTGGAGATATTGGATTTACAGCGGCTAAAACATATGATATTGAAGTATGGCTGCCGAGCTGTAATATGTATAGGGAAATTTCTTCTTGCTCAAATGTAGAAGATTATCAGGCTCGCCGTGCTAATATTCGTTTCCGTCGTGATAATAAGGCAAAGCCTGAATATGTCCATACATTAAATGGTTCAGGGCTTGCAGTAGGCAGAACAGTGGCAGCTATCCTGGAAAATTATCAGCAGTCTGATGGTAGTGTGTTAGTGCCAAAAGTACTTCGCAAATACATGGGCGTTGATGTCATAAAATAACATAGTAGGCATTTTGTTATACTGGAATTAGTATTTTATTTATACTGATTTCAGTATTTTTTTCCACATAGTATTAAATTGTTTAAATCTATAAAGTTTCTATAAAAAACATATATAATGGTAGCTAGAATTGTAGTGGTATTTGCCATATCAGTTTATGCTAACCTTATATAGTTATTATTGTTAAAGTACAATAATAGTAGTAAAATTATCTGTGGCGGCAATATGAAAATAAATGGGAATGTTTGCAAATAGGATATTTATTTGCACAGACTTTATTTAGCATAAAATTTGTTGGTAATACAAGTTGGTTTATTAATTCAGAAATTTCCATTAATTATATAAATGAAAATTTTATATTTATGAGGGATGATTATGATAAAAGGAATTGATTAAATGGGAGCCGCACACTCGTGACTTCAGTCAGAGTTAGGCGACCAAACTAGTCAGTATGTATAGAAATATGCATATAGAGATTGGCAAAGACCAATACAATACTGCCTGAAATGCTGGAAACTCCTAAAGACAGTATGGCCACAACGCTAAGATGAAATAAGCTCAAACGTGACGGCAACGAAAGTAGAAAAAATATGCTGTATGGTGCAAGGTTAAACCCTAAACACTAAGAAAATGGACAATCAGCAGGAAAGCTCCGAACAGGAGAATCCCCAACGACTATTCCTCTTGAGGGAAGTACAGCCAAGCGGCTGGAAGTGGGCAGACCTTAACGGATAATGCCGAAGGACAAGATATAGTCTGTGCTTTATGGAAACATAAAGGAGTTCATAAGAGAACCGCATGGGAAGTAACAAGCCCGTGTGAACGACACCTCCCCAATACGACTAAAAAAGAACTTACGGTTCTTACATATGTTATTAATAAAATGCCATTAATTACTTATTAATAATTGCTTTAATAAAATACATATGTTATTATTATATGAGAGGTGATCATATGAAAGTAACATATGGTAGAGGATATGCTTTTTCGTTACAATATCATATTGTTTGGTGTGTGAAATACCGTAGAAAAGTATTAACGCAAGAAATAGAAACAAGTCTTATGGAAATTATAGATAAGATAGCAAAAGACAACAATTTCCAAATTCTTGAAGCAAACACAGATGAAGATCATATCCATTTGCTTGTTAACTGTACTCCTCAACATTATATTCCCAATATCATAAAAGCTCTGAAAGGTGTTTCTGCAAGGCTTTTAATGAAAAAACATGGGAATTTTTTAAAACCAAAATTGTGGGGTGAACATCTCTGGAATCCAAGTTATTTTATAGCTACAGTTTCAGAGAATACAGAAAAGCAAGTTCGAGAATACATTTTAAAGCAAAAAGAAAAGTGAGTAATTAATGGAAAAAGCCTTCAAATTTAGGATATATCCCAACAAAACACAAGAAATACTGATACAAAAAACATTTGGTTGTGTAAGATATGTTTATAATTATTATCTCAATATGCGAATTAAAGCATATAAGGACGATAATACAACACTTACATATTCTAAGTGTTCAAGAAATTTAACGCAATTGAAGAAAGAAAACATCTGGCTAAAAGAGCCGGATAAATGTTCTTTGCAAAATTCGTTAAAAGACCTCGATACTGCCTATCAGAATTTCTTTAAACGTAAAAATGTTGGCTTTCCTAAATTCAAGTCCAAAAAGAACAGGCATA is a window encoding:
- the serS gene encoding serine--tRNA ligase; amino-acid sequence: MLDIKFVRDNTEKVLEMLKNRHNPMNLDNFKELEKERRQIIGETESLKSRRNSVSKQISEMKKREENTDEIVKQMRTVSEKISQLDKQLTEVQAQLKDILLHIPNMLNPAVPVGNDDSDNPEVRRWGQPRKFEFEPKPHWDIGAALDILDSERAAKVAQSRFTFYKGLGARLERAVINFMMDTHSDQHGYKEMLAPYIVNKDSMIGTGQLPKFAEDMFKIQDVDLYLVPTAEVPATNYHRDEILNGDNLPEKYCVYTACFREEAGSAGRDTRGLIRQHQFNKVELIKFVKPEDSYDELEKMVKDASHILELLEIPYHVVTLCSGDIGFTAAKTYDIEVWLPSCNMYREISSCSNVEDYQARRANIRFRRDNKAKPEYVHTLNGSGLAVGRTVAAILENYQQSDGSVLVPKVLRKYMGVDVIK
- the tnpA gene encoding IS200/IS605 family transposase, with product MKVTYGRGYAFSLQYHIVWCVKYRRKVLTQEIETSLMEIIDKIAKDNNFQILEANTDEDHIHLLVNCTPQHYIPNIIKALKGVSARLLMKKHGNFLKPKLWGEHLWNPSYFIATVSENTEKQVREYILKQKEK